GACCTCTTACTTGGATAGGAAGAAAATGCAGTGTTCGTACGACCAAACACATTTCgtttttttctgtaaatattCCTTTGATGTATATTTGCTTGGCCGTGATAGGGACTAATATAGAGACAACTGAAACTCCAGACCATAAGAGATTTCAAGGAACAAAACacattaaaagtaaaaattatccAGACATCatcaaatatttctttacaCAAAAGGGTTAATAACTAAACTAAGAGAGGGTGTAAAAGCCGTAGAGAGAAGTTTcctaaaacaaaagaaacataaagcCGACCATACCTATTGACATTCAATGATAACCCTGACAATGCTCCTTCAGAGCAAACAAAACAGTGGGGGAGAGTCTCTCGCAGTCTGGTTAAGAGCGACATGGCCTTTCTGAAATCCAGAGATGGGAGTTCTAATCCCGGGACATGCTTCCCTTCTGGTCCCATCCAGAGACCTCCATTATGAGGAGGCATCAGCAACGGCGTCTGTCGCTCTTTGCGACgtttcttgcttcttcttcacaaactcaAAGAAGTCAGCAACTTGTTGTGCGTACCTTCAACAATACCAATCAAGAACATATCAGTAACTCAAGTTATGATGACATTAACAGTAGTAAGAACTTATTGTCTCTTTGCTTCAATATCTCTCTTGAAGTCAATATTTGGTTAATAGTCCAAAACCAAAGCAGGGACCTGTTACAAAACCAAATTAACCAGTCTATAAGCAAACTCTTATCTTCAGAGATTTAGCACACAAACAAAATGAGATAACTTTTACCTTCTGGATGCTAGAATGCATATGATTCCCTTCCAAGTAAGGATACGGTCCTTGATATCAGGATGGAGGGAGTTATCCATCTGCAAAGACAGTTTACTAAAAGAGAGCACCCTGTGGTTTCCACTCTCAAACGGTAGGAGCCAGCTCTCATGCTTCTCGTGCAGATCCTGCAGATATTTCAGCGACACTCCACCTTCATCCGCTCGTTTCCTAAGCATCATCCGCTTGTGGCAAGTGTCAGGACTCGCCCTCAAGTATATAAACCCATCAGGTATGGAAAAAACCCTCGAATCGGAGAAAAAAAACCCCGAATTAGCCATATCAAAATCGATTAGTATGAACTATGAGAGATAAGAAGAGAAGATGAGTTGAAAGGGAGAAAACTCACATATATTTATACAGAAACCACAGCGCCTTTGAGATCGAAGAATGCTTTGAAGACACATCGTGAGGGAGCGAGATAATGGGATTAAAGAGGAAGTCGTAAATCAGACCGTTTCAGGTCATGGGAAGAAGCACAAAAGTCACCGTTCGGCGAAGAGGAGAGTCGACCGTGTTTTGTTCGAGTCAGAGGTATTAGGATTAGACGCGACTTCATGTAAGCGGGCCTGATAGATATCAAGCCTTCGGAGCCCAATCACACCAATAAGCGAGCAAAGCCCAACACACTGACGATTAAATGAAACGCCGTGTTTCGACCTCATGGGACAGGTGTCGACAGCATCCGAATTGATGACGTGGATGGCGACGTATGGATCTCTTAGGAGAGAATGAaactcttttttatatatatagatagatataaacATTCGAACAATACAAtgcaatatattttatttgtttgttctaTTAGTTGATCCAGTCGGCTTAAAACAAACACACTTAATGCTACATAATAACTTAGCTATCATACTATCTAAACCATGTTTAAAATGTATAGCgactataaatattatattattgtaTTATCATGTAAACCGTGTGGTTGAAACCTACATTTAGTCTGACCAAGTAACAAAAATTTTgtcattaataaaatcaaatttaggACATACGGATTTATACGTGCACCAGATTAACCTTACCACTACACTACCAGCTACTTGGTTAACAATGCAATGAAAAACATGTTAATCAAAATTTGAAACGAATTTACATGGGATATGGATAAGTATTCACGTGCATTCCAATTTCATGCTGATATCCAATATTATAAACAACTCGTTCGGATACAAGTTATAAATGAGTTTGTTTTAGAATCTATACTATCAAAGCACGATACTATTGTCCTTTTTACCTTAGTCTGCCCTTTCTTTattaacattgcatgtttcattaagggcaatcaagtaatattaataacacatctatattgggccattattttcggatccagcccactatccacatcagatctctcttgggccatttgggccgattaagaaatcagatccaattctcacattttttttcctttgggccattgagtccaagttcaaataattttttttttcaaccattcttaattaattttttttttcttaatataatttaagcattcataaaaaaaattgattttttcattgaaaagtataaatctttattaaaagtatataattatttttattaaatatattaaccacataataaaattaattcatcagagttataccaacttaattcattaaaaaaacaaagtttaattttttaaacataaatagtcatttaaaatgaaacacgataaagaaagataaaaagtttaagtcttttataaaataaaacacaaatatatgaaatatgacgctaaatatttgtcaattgaaaaaaaaaggaaaataaacccgcgctttcaaaatctagtctatactattaaagcaggatcctattgtcttTTTTTACCTTAGCCTGCCATTTCTTTattaacattgcatgtttcattaagggcaatcaagtaatattaataacacatctatattagGCCATTATTTTCGGATCCAGCCCACTATCCACATCAGATATCTCTTGGGTcatttgggccgattaagaaatcagatccaattctcacatttttttttcctttgggccattgagtccaagttcaaataattttttttttcaaccattcttaattaatttttttttcttaatataatttaagcattcataaaaaaaatttattttttcattgaaaagtataaatctttattaaaagtatataattatttttattaaaaatactaaccacataataaaattaattcatcggagttataccaacttaattcattaaaaaaataaagtttaatttttaagcataaatagtcatttaaaatgaaacacgataaaaaagataaaaaatttaagtcttttataaaataaaacacaaatatataaaatatgacgctaaatatttgtcaattgaaaaaaaaggaaaataaacccgatcaaaatctagtatccCTTATTTCTACATCATACGCAGCGCATATCCTTCTTTGTGAAAAGAGATCATTCACAAAAGTGTTCCATACATATTATAATCCTCGATCTAAAAGATGTACATAGAGCTACACAAAACTTGTAAgattcaaaagaaaactaaaCTCGTAAAAAGGAAAAGTATAAATAGAGAAAAGCAGGTTAAGATTATAAAGTTGGTGGTTTCTTCCTTTCTCcttggaaaaaataaaagaaaagatggAATGAAACAGATGGGCAATAAAGTTTGTGGAGATCTGTAATATCAATCAAGTTGTCTTGGATTCTAAAGGTAACAATGACCAATTTTGGCTGCTTTATACTAAGAAATATTACGGATCTAGTTCATATTCCGTATGTGAGTTTTTCGTTGAATGTAGAATTATTCATTTTACGAAGAAATTTGCAACACCccttatatatgtatgttatGAGAGTGTGACTTTGGATATTAGGGACTTCActcaaaaata
The window above is part of the Brassica napus cultivar Da-Ae chromosome C8, Da-Ae, whole genome shotgun sequence genome. Proteins encoded here:
- the LOC106367825 gene encoding uncharacterized protein LOC106367825 isoform X1 is translated as MANSGFFFSDSRVFSIPDGFIYLRASPDTCHKRMMLRKRADEGGVSLKYLQDLHEKHESWLLPFESGNHRVLSFSKLSLQMDNSLHPDIKDRILTWKGIICILASRRSLLWFWTINQILTSREILKQRDNKFLLLLMSS
- the LOC106367825 gene encoding deoxycytidine kinase-like isoform X2, which gives rise to MVFSIPDGFIYLRASPDTCHKRMMLRKRADEGGVSLKYLQDLHEKHESWLLPFESGNHRVLSFSKLSLQMDNSLHPDIKDRILTWKGIICILASRRSLLWFWTINQILTSREILKQRDNKFLLLLMSS